In a single window of the Drosophila miranda strain MSH22 chromosome XL, D.miranda_PacBio2.1, whole genome shotgun sequence genome:
- the LOC117186598 gene encoding vacuolar protein-sorting-associated protein 36-like — translation MKKKQKQQQQQRQRQQQVQQQQQHQQQRQGKAPSEAESETERCNNSRRSSAASNNNK, via the coding sequence atgaagaagaagcagaaacaacagcagcagcagaggcagaggcagcagcaggtgcagcagcagcagcagcatcagcagcagaggcagggCAAGGCGCCATCTGAGGCAGAGTCGGAGACAGAGCGTTGCAACAATTCGCGTCGTAGTAGCgccgccagcaacaacaacaaatag